Proteins encoded in a region of the Ancylobacter sp. SL191 genome:
- a CDS encoding DsbA family protein — protein sequence MSAQGNIVHGTLTPPVGPHDHAQGPADAPVTLVEYGDYECPYCGEAYPVLKEVQRLMGDELRFVFRNFPLAEAHPHAVQAAGMAEAAAGIGQFWPMHDLLYEHQDALDTASLARYGAAVGLDAASIRATLEGSHDATVRRDFIGGVRSGVNGTPSLFINGERYDGPREVDILVDLLRAVARATA from the coding sequence ATGAGCGCGCAGGGAAACATAGTCCATGGCACCCTCACCCCGCCGGTCGGCCCGCATGACCATGCGCAGGGCCCCGCCGACGCCCCGGTGACCCTCGTCGAATATGGCGACTATGAATGCCCCTATTGCGGCGAGGCTTACCCGGTCCTCAAGGAAGTGCAGCGCCTGATGGGCGATGAGCTGCGCTTCGTCTTCCGCAATTTCCCGCTGGCCGAGGCCCATCCGCACGCGGTGCAGGCCGCCGGCATGGCGGAAGCGGCGGCCGGCATCGGCCAGTTCTGGCCGATGCACGACCTGCTCTATGAGCACCAGGACGCACTCGACACCGCCAGCCTCGCCCGCTACGGCGCCGCCGTCGGCCTCGACGCCGCCAGCATCCGCGCGACGCTGGAGGGCAGCCATGACGCGACCGTGCGCCGCGACTTCATCGGCGGCGTGCGCAGCGGCGTGAACGGCACGCCGAGCCTGTTCATCAACGGCGAACGCTATGACGGGCCGCGCGAGGTCGACATCCTCGTCGACCTGCTGCGCGCCGTCGCCCGCGCAACCGCCTGA